A single region of the Fodinicurvata sp. EGI_FJ10296 genome encodes:
- a CDS encoding DUF2934 domain-containing protein, which translates to MNDREERIRRRAYALWEQEGCPEDRAHYHWELAADLIDREDANGLPGKSFGPPPETDPDPAQVPEKYYADQGDLPDVKGQIQISQGTRKQGQDKRRNRGSGTTKPDKGSQGL; encoded by the coding sequence ATGAACGATCGTGAAGAGCGGATCCGGCGCCGGGCATACGCGCTCTGGGAGCAGGAAGGCTGTCCCGAAGACCGGGCACATTATCACTGGGAACTGGCGGCCGATCTGATCGACCGCGAAGATGCGAATGGTTTGCCGGGCAAATCGTTCGGGCCGCCGCCGGAAACGGATCCCGACCCGGCCCAGGTTCCGGAAAAATACTATGCCGATCAGGGCGACCTGCCAGATGTGAAGGGACAGATTCAAATCAGCCAGGGCACTCGAAAGCAGGGTCAGGACAAACGCCGGAACCGCGGCAGCGGCACGACAAAGCCCGACAAAGGAAGCCAGGGTCTTTAA
- a CDS encoding response regulator transcription factor, protein MTTELNIERSELDSGVVIIDRSRLFREGMKRLFDATGFRIVAEARSLDDVLPDLRQPAPEPRVLLVEWFEADEEFMEKIAELHAMEGTYRIIALNHRVDSSSLITALRAGAQAFLLKDLSPDALVESLRLVELGEIVFPTELAAMLVTNGASRWHFDTPKKGTVAEMTAREMQILRCLACGNSNKVIANRLKVAESTIKTQIKGLLRKIDASNRTQAAIWALSQGLGPTILDDHALFDDHTASPSRTGTQSGVSRRPSGAPGFADPNRSCKQAIKEI, encoded by the coding sequence ATGACAACGGAGTTAAATATTGAAAGATCCGAGTTGGATTCAGGTGTCGTCATCATCGATCGAAGCCGCCTGTTCAGAGAGGGAATGAAGCGACTTTTTGATGCGACCGGATTCAGGATCGTCGCCGAAGCCCGGTCCCTTGACGATGTTCTGCCTGACCTCCGGCAGCCCGCGCCGGAACCCCGGGTGCTTCTGGTCGAATGGTTCGAAGCCGATGAAGAGTTCATGGAGAAGATCGCGGAACTGCACGCGATGGAGGGGACTTACCGGATCATCGCACTCAACCATCGGGTCGACTCCAGTTCTCTGATCACGGCCTTGCGGGCCGGCGCACAGGCGTTCCTGCTCAAGGATCTGTCCCCCGATGCCCTGGTCGAATCGCTCCGGCTGGTCGAATTGGGCGAGATCGTATTTCCGACCGAACTGGCGGCCATGCTGGTGACCAACGGTGCATCCAGATGGCATTTCGACACTCCGAAAAAGGGGACGGTCGCAGAAATGACTGCCCGGGAAATGCAGATTTTGCGCTGCCTGGCATGCGGCAATTCAAACAAGGTGATCGCAAACCGGCTGAAGGTGGCGGAAAGCACGATCAAGACGCAGATCAAGGGGCTGCTTAGAAAGATCGATGCCAGCAATCGGACCCAGGCAGCGATATGGGCGCTCAGTCAGGGGCTCGGCCCCACCATACTGGACGATCACGCACTGTTCGACGACCACACTGCCTCGCCGTCGCGGACCGGGACCCAGAGCGGGGTGAGCCGCCGCCCGAGCGGCGCTCCCGGATTTGCTGACCCGAATCGCAGCTGTAAACAGGCCATCAAGGAAATCTAG
- a CDS encoding cytochrome c oxidase assembly protein, whose product MTDAPIPYCGIPPVPEEVWRNWNLDPVLIAILAGLVVHYAMAAPRTGVSHGDRRAGMAGWAVVATVFVSPICSLSMALFSVRMGQHVVLALIAAPLLVAGGAHRCLFWPLSRQVPRLPAGISCAGGALFFAVAFWGWHLPGPYALTLYSDAAYWLMQITLIAAALLLWDGISRMDEAPGAAVGAAIGTGFQMAIYGAILMFSETAWHGFHATTTIPFGLSDLDDQRLAAALMWAPGAIGFLIVGLAFFAGFLRRLELRSGTGGPATGTAAGSGSRAQG is encoded by the coding sequence ATGACCGATGCCCCGATTCCCTATTGCGGTATACCGCCAGTGCCGGAAGAGGTGTGGCGGAACTGGAATCTCGATCCGGTGCTGATCGCTATCCTTGCAGGCCTTGTCGTTCACTACGCTATGGCGGCGCCCCGGACCGGCGTCTCGCATGGCGATCGCCGCGCGGGCATGGCCGGGTGGGCCGTCGTGGCGACGGTCTTTGTCTCACCGATCTGCAGTCTTTCCATGGCGCTGTTCTCGGTGCGGATGGGCCAGCATGTCGTGCTGGCGCTTATTGCCGCGCCGCTGCTGGTCGCAGGCGGGGCGCACCGCTGTCTGTTCTGGCCGCTATCGCGACAGGTTCCGCGGTTACCTGCGGGAATTTCCTGCGCCGGCGGCGCGCTGTTCTTCGCCGTTGCATTCTGGGGGTGGCATCTGCCGGGCCCCTATGCCTTGACGCTTTACTCGGATGCCGCATATTGGCTGATGCAGATTACCTTGATCGCGGCGGCATTGCTGCTGTGGGACGGAATATCGCGAATGGACGAAGCGCCGGGGGCGGCGGTCGGCGCTGCAATAGGTACGGGCTTTCAGATGGCGATCTACGGCGCCATCCTGATGTTTTCCGAAACCGCCTGGCACGGTTTTCACGCCACGACCACCATACCGTTCGGGCTTTCGGATCTGGATGATCAGCGCCTTGCGGCGGCCCTTATGTGGGCGCCCGGCGCCATTGGCTTCCTGATCGTGGGGCTGGCCTTTTTCGCCGGTTTTCTCAGGCGGCTCGAATTGCGTTCCGGAACCGGCGGACCGGCGACGGGAACTGCCGCGGGATCCGGAAGCCGGGCGCAGGGTTGA
- a CDS encoding DUF2934 domain-containing protein: MESREEWVRRRAYELWNDDGRPANRELAHWTLASALFYVETGMGGRAVSGCGARSGAPAITSGNSDDRAGDGAWAGRGHVSGADNVVWFRRRSDQ; the protein is encoded by the coding sequence ATGGAAAGCCGTGAAGAATGGGTGCGCCGCCGCGCCTATGAACTCTGGAACGACGATGGGCGTCCTGCAAACAGGGAACTGGCACATTGGACTCTGGCCAGCGCTCTCTTTTATGTCGAAACGGGAATGGGGGGCCGAGCGGTGAGCGGTTGTGGCGCCCGCTCCGGTGCGCCCGCGATTACCTCCGGCAATTCGGATGACAGGGCGGGTGACGGCGCCTGGGCGGGCCGAGGTCATGTTAGCGGCGCGGACAATGTCGTGTGGTTCCGGCGCCGATCGGACCAGTAA
- a CDS encoding c-type cytochrome, whose protein sequence is MRVSAAALRILPLLLMLSACQPEERADPRLRIIDGDAGHGRELIAAYGCGACHEIGAMRSARGRVGPPLTGFETRRYIAGGLPNTPGNVVAFLRDPPRFNPDTAMPDMGLGEPEARDIATYLYEGVK, encoded by the coding sequence ATGCGGGTGTCCGCGGCCGCACTTCGGATCTTGCCGCTGTTATTGATGTTGTCGGCTTGCCAGCCCGAAGAAAGGGCTGATCCGCGCCTGCGCATCATCGACGGGGACGCCGGACACGGCCGGGAACTGATCGCCGCGTATGGCTGCGGGGCCTGCCATGAAATCGGCGCCATGCGCAGCGCGCGCGGCCGCGTCGGCCCGCCCCTGACAGGATTCGAAACCCGTCGGTACATTGCCGGCGGTCTTCCCAACACTCCCGGCAATGTGGTGGCATTTCTGCGCGATCCGCCGCGCTTCAACCCGGACACCGCAATGCCGGATATGGGCCTCGGCGAGCCCGAAGCCCGGGACATCGCCACCTATCTCTATGAAGGGGTGAAATGA
- a CDS encoding DUF3008 family protein: MPAKSKSQQKAAGMALAAKRGETRVSDLQGPSKSMYESMSEKDLEEMASEPRKSKPEHDSKD; the protein is encoded by the coding sequence ATGCCCGCAAAATCGAAATCCCAGCAGAAGGCGGCTGGAATGGCTCTGGCGGCAAAACGCGGCGAAACCAGGGTCAGCGACCTTCAAGGGCCATCGAAATCCATGTACGAGTCGATGAGCGAGAAGGATCTTGAGGAGATGGCTTCGGAACCGCGCAAGAGCAAGCCGGAGCACGACAGTAAGGACTGA
- a CDS encoding c-type cytochrome, giving the protein MRRFRLPLAAAGAGTIVLAFGMISIAQDLEGPGVREMAQRLENPGVAFLATAERQPDVDMLAEGRLVAMGGSQRGGAGMACFTCHGASGAGEGSGAFPRLAGMPAWYMYKQLNDYASGARPNDIMTPIAENLLDREREAVSSYYAVMQAPYPRAGEYGGLELQWGGQLAAVGSSEKGIPACVNCHGPQGEGLPPSVPGLAGQYASYTALQLELFRDGTRDNDPMGVMTAIAQKMEDRDIRAVARYYESVRPVGGSDAEYFSQQLGAGSGSRPFYPTGPEPAERPLPEDAAGPVEGVGEPDNGQGDGAQDAGQQGGGGSQQIQESEDENGGDQNGGGQAGDTGE; this is encoded by the coding sequence ATGAGACGATTTCGACTGCCGCTCGCTGCGGCCGGCGCCGGTACCATCGTTCTGGCTTTCGGCATGATTTCCATCGCTCAGGACCTGGAGGGACCGGGGGTTCGGGAAATGGCCCAGCGCCTGGAGAATCCCGGCGTTGCCTTTCTGGCCACGGCGGAACGCCAGCCAGACGTGGACATGCTTGCCGAGGGACGTCTGGTCGCCATGGGCGGGTCACAACGCGGCGGCGCCGGCATGGCCTGTTTCACCTGTCATGGCGCGAGCGGTGCGGGTGAGGGCTCCGGCGCTTTCCCCCGGCTCGCCGGAATGCCGGCCTGGTACATGTACAAGCAACTGAACGACTATGCGTCGGGCGCGCGGCCGAACGACATCATGACGCCGATTGCCGAAAACCTGCTCGACAGGGAGCGCGAAGCGGTCTCCAGCTATTATGCGGTGATGCAGGCTCCTTATCCGCGGGCAGGGGAGTATGGCGGCCTCGAACTGCAATGGGGCGGGCAACTGGCCGCTGTCGGTTCATCGGAAAAGGGCATTCCGGCCTGTGTGAACTGCCACGGCCCCCAGGGTGAGGGACTGCCGCCGTCGGTGCCGGGACTTGCCGGCCAGTATGCGTCCTATACGGCCCTGCAGCTGGAACTGTTCCGCGACGGAACGCGCGACAACGACCCGATGGGGGTCATGACGGCGATCGCCCAAAAGATGGAGGACCGCGACATTCGGGCGGTTGCCCGCTACTACGAAAGCGTCCGTCCCGTGGGCGGTAGTGACGCCGAATATTTCAGTCAGCAGTTGGGTGCCGGGTCCGGCTCGCGCCCGTTTTATCCGACCGGGCCCGAGCCGGCCGAACGTCCACTGCCCGAGGATGCCGCCGGGCCGGTCGAAGGCGTGGGCGAGCCGGACAACGGTCAGGGTGACGGTGCGCAGGACGCAGGGCAGCAAGGCGGCGGCGGTTCCCAGCAGATTCAGGAAAGTGAGGATGAGAACGGCGGGGATCAGAATGGCGGCGGCCAAGCTGGCGATACCGGGGAGTAG
- a CDS encoding PRC-barrel domain-containing protein → MAGDDQRREGSGNLPWKHLFAEIQMKKLLSSTALIATVIAVGPTLTLAQSEEQQENQQQEQEQQVAQQCLDDLNTLTARMNEEGFWVAGSTSRGFGMPGQMMPGTMPADDSMAEPPAEGEAMPAEGQQQFQSPRQDIGVLYQAARILARKGDEEGCQHLLTEITDSYDMFAENLREAGIDPANVTSWRQEQLAQAQPISEVEGLSSYTIDDIEGTDVRNPGDEQLGSISDVVFEPGSGQVSYVLLARGGFLGIGEDHIAVPWDQLRATPGLQTLVLDISEDEIENAPTVDPDAFNNLQTGQSERERIDEFWGQRQ, encoded by the coding sequence ATGGCCGGTGATGACCAGAGGCGGGAAGGCAGCGGAAATCTGCCCTGGAAGCACTTATTTGCGGAGATTCAAATGAAAAAACTCTTGTCGTCGACGGCACTCATCGCCACGGTCATTGCAGTCGGACCAACCTTGACTTTGGCCCAATCAGAAGAGCAACAAGAGAATCAGCAACAGGAGCAGGAGCAGCAGGTGGCCCAGCAATGCCTGGACGATCTGAACACGCTGACCGCTCGGATGAACGAAGAAGGGTTCTGGGTAGCGGGGTCGACAAGCCGAGGTTTCGGCATGCCCGGACAAATGATGCCGGGCACGATGCCTGCTGACGATTCGATGGCCGAGCCCCCTGCGGAGGGGGAAGCGATGCCGGCCGAAGGGCAGCAGCAGTTTCAATCGCCACGCCAGGACATCGGTGTGCTGTACCAGGCGGCCCGGATCCTCGCGCGGAAAGGCGATGAAGAAGGTTGCCAGCACCTGCTGACCGAGATCACGGACTCGTATGATATGTTTGCCGAGAATCTGCGGGAAGCCGGCATCGACCCGGCGAACGTCACATCGTGGCGTCAGGAACAGCTCGCTCAGGCGCAACCGATCTCAGAGGTTGAAGGGCTTTCCTCGTATACAATCGATGACATCGAGGGGACGGACGTCCGGAATCCCGGTGACGAACAGTTGGGCAGCATCAGCGATGTCGTCTTCGAACCGGGCTCGGGACAGGTTTCGTATGTTCTCCTGGCGCGCGGCGGATTTCTGGGTATAGGCGAAGACCACATAGCCGTACCCTGGGACCAGCTCCGTGCCACGCCGGGCCTCCAGACGCTGGTGCTCGACATTTCCGAAGACGAAATCGAAAATGCACCAACAGTCGACCCGGACGCGTTCAACAACCTGCAAACCGGGCAAAGCGAACGCGAACGCATCGATGAGTTCTGGGGTCAACGTCAGTAA
- a CDS encoding NAD(P)/FAD-dependent oxidoreductase, protein MNDAPPAQRQTVDTAAMAPPDATEPARPAPEGPHVVIVGAGFAGLYAAKGLGRAGIATTIIDRQNYHLFQPLLYQVATAALSPADIAEPIRRVLRPYDSIDVVLGEVVDVDTAHKQVRMADGSAIGYDRLILATGSTHSYFGHDEWARYAPGLKTIDDARLIRSRLLMAFEKAEREQDPVEQRRLLTVAVIGGGPTGVEMAGSIAELSHYTLARDFRHIQPDRAQVLLIEAGPRILAPFPEDLADYARRRLEKLGVSVRVSQAVESVQEKGIVIGGTFVPVGLTVWGAGVAASPAGRWLGVETDRAGRVAVDETLAIGSLDGVFVLGDLALAKDETDKPLPGLAQVAKQQGEHLGRELSRNLRDGTAMAPFRFRNRGNTAIVGRHAAIFDFGRRRLKGGAGLVPVGGDSRLSAGRVSEPPHRNGAMAVALHHLSTRRPAHHRRHRDRHRSGKFQGTITVSRRYLPVSNAGLSIWPVMTRGGKAAEICPGSTYLRRFK, encoded by the coding sequence ATGAACGATGCGCCGCCGGCACAGCGACAAACGGTCGATACCGCTGCCATGGCGCCCCCCGATGCGACCGAACCGGCCAGACCCGCTCCGGAAGGGCCGCACGTGGTCATAGTCGGGGCCGGCTTCGCGGGTCTCTACGCGGCCAAGGGCCTCGGACGGGCCGGAATCGCTACGACGATCATCGACCGGCAGAACTATCACCTTTTCCAGCCATTGCTGTACCAGGTCGCAACCGCTGCATTGTCGCCCGCCGATATCGCCGAACCCATACGCAGGGTGTTGAGACCGTATGACAGCATCGATGTCGTCTTGGGTGAAGTGGTCGACGTCGACACTGCGCATAAACAGGTACGCATGGCCGATGGTAGCGCTATCGGCTACGACCGTCTGATCCTGGCAACCGGCTCGACGCACAGTTACTTTGGTCATGACGAATGGGCGCGCTATGCGCCGGGCCTGAAAACGATCGACGACGCGCGGCTGATCAGGTCGCGCTTGCTGATGGCGTTCGAGAAGGCCGAACGGGAGCAAGACCCGGTCGAACAACGCCGCCTGTTGACCGTGGCGGTCATCGGCGGCGGGCCGACGGGTGTGGAAATGGCCGGCTCCATCGCCGAACTCAGTCATTATACCCTGGCGCGCGATTTCCGGCACATCCAGCCTGACCGGGCACAGGTCCTGCTGATCGAAGCAGGACCTCGCATTCTCGCCCCGTTTCCGGAGGATTTGGCGGACTATGCCCGGCGCCGACTTGAAAAACTGGGCGTCTCCGTGCGGGTCAGCCAGGCCGTGGAATCCGTTCAGGAGAAGGGAATCGTCATAGGCGGCACCTTTGTGCCGGTGGGACTGACTGTCTGGGGGGCCGGCGTGGCGGCCTCGCCAGCCGGACGCTGGCTCGGCGTTGAAACCGATCGCGCCGGCCGTGTGGCCGTCGACGAGACGCTGGCCATCGGGTCCCTCGATGGCGTCTTCGTGCTGGGCGATCTCGCCCTGGCGAAAGACGAAACCGACAAGCCATTGCCCGGCCTGGCGCAGGTCGCCAAACAACAAGGCGAGCATCTGGGCCGGGAATTGAGCCGGAACCTGCGTGACGGTACCGCCATGGCGCCGTTCCGGTTCCGAAACCGCGGCAATACGGCCATCGTCGGGCGGCACGCCGCCATATTCGATTTCGGACGCCGTCGATTGAAGGGGGGGGCTGGCCTGGTTCCTGTGGGCGGTGATTCACGTCTATCTGCTGGTCGGGTTTCAGAACCGCCTCACCGTAACGGTGCAATGGCTGTGGCGCTACATCACCTATCAACGCGGCGCCCGGCTCATCACCGGAGGCACCGGGACCGACACCGATCAGGCAAGTTCCAGGGAACAATAACGGTCAGTCGTCGTTACCTACCCGTCAGCAACGCCGGCCTCAGCATATGGCCGGTGATGACCAGAGGCGGGAAGGCAGCGGAAATCTGCCCTGGAAGCACTTATTTGCGGAGATTCAAATGA
- the ctaD gene encoding cytochrome c oxidase subunit I, translating into MTVGARQADPVRSGAPPGADEPFPDRRRGEPARTFGEIWGTPGGIRSITGVSHRTIGLRFIGTGFAFFLIGGVLALMIRLQLMTPDGTFLSDAVYNQIFTMHGTVMMFLFAIPILEGMAIYLLPMMLGARDLVFPRMSLYGYLCYLLGGLLLLSSFIVGAAPDSGWFIYTPLSSKAFSPGLSTDFWLIAITFIEISSVTAAVEIIVSILSARAPGMSLTRMPIFAWYILATTFMIAVGFPPLIIGSIMLESERLLGLPFFDPTGGGDPLLWQHLFWIFGHPEVYIIFLPAAGMVATMVPTFVGRQLVGYYLIVAAIVSMAFLSMGLWVHHMFATGLPQISLAYFSGASMAVAIPTGIQIFCLIATISTGRVRLEVPMLFILGFFFIFVAGGVTGIMLASAPYNWQAHDTYFVVAHFHYVLVGGMVFPLFAAFYYWFPHVCGRMTSKVAGVAAFTLMFIGFNVAFLPMHLTGFVGMPRRVSTYPEGLGWDGLNLISSLGAFVLALGVLIFIIDAAWSWHFGPRAPRNPWRASTLEWLHRPVAPNYNFNAVPTITSRDPLWHQSELADEDEMRNGWIPLRNDGKRETMGTHPVTGDPVQVIRLPRPSWWPVAAAVATGIFFTSVLASQYVVAGVGVLLVLAAFTAWLWEPADSGTEQAAISGMVLPVDIVSRASPSWLGVAGALLVISSLYFSLMFGYLFLWTVDPAFLPADSGANETALVAAAAAAVLLAVVATVADLGLRRHAHHGASASGQAERHGRSDRNKERHAEQVPALILLYSVLCLLLAAATAAGLIAAPWEIDPTADAYGATVWLVCAFVALLMTVAAVWYLFVVARLTAKRLRPQAGMPLMSGATFARVITIYTLFALALIQYGPPLLGQSEQPAPASRLETGGSDG; encoded by the coding sequence ATGACCGTCGGCGCCCGCCAGGCAGACCCGGTCCGGTCCGGTGCTCCACCGGGCGCAGACGAGCCGTTCCCCGACCGACGCCGGGGCGAACCCGCCCGCACCTTCGGCGAAATCTGGGGCACACCTGGCGGCATCCGGTCGATCACCGGCGTCAGTCACCGAACCATCGGCCTGCGCTTCATCGGGACGGGGTTCGCATTCTTTCTGATCGGGGGCGTTCTGGCGCTGATGATCCGGTTGCAATTGATGACGCCGGACGGAACCTTTTTGAGCGATGCCGTCTACAACCAGATCTTCACGATGCACGGCACCGTGATGATGTTCCTTTTTGCCATCCCGATCCTCGAAGGCATGGCGATCTACCTTCTGCCGATGATGCTGGGCGCCCGCGACCTGGTTTTCCCGCGCATGAGCCTCTATGGCTATCTCTGCTATCTGCTGGGCGGCCTGCTGCTGCTGTCGAGTTTCATCGTCGGCGCGGCGCCCGACAGTGGCTGGTTCATATACACGCCACTGTCGTCTAAGGCGTTCAGCCCCGGCCTGAGCACCGATTTCTGGCTGATAGCGATTACGTTCATCGAGATATCGTCGGTGACGGCGGCGGTCGAGATCATCGTGTCGATCCTTTCCGCGCGCGCGCCGGGCATGTCGCTGACCCGGATGCCGATCTTTGCGTGGTACATACTGGCGACGACCTTCATGATTGCGGTGGGCTTTCCGCCGCTGATCATCGGCTCGATCATGCTGGAGAGCGAGCGCCTGCTGGGCCTGCCGTTTTTCGATCCCACCGGCGGGGGCGACCCGCTGTTGTGGCAGCACCTGTTCTGGATTTTCGGTCATCCGGAGGTCTATATCATCTTTCTGCCCGCTGCCGGCATGGTTGCGACGATGGTTCCGACCTTCGTCGGTCGGCAGCTGGTCGGCTATTACCTGATCGTGGCAGCCATCGTTTCCATGGCGTTCCTGTCCATGGGACTATGGGTCCATCACATGTTCGCGACCGGCTTGCCGCAGATATCGCTGGCCTATTTTTCCGGTGCCAGCATGGCGGTGGCCATTCCCACCGGCATTCAGATCTTCTGCCTTATCGCAACGATCTCCACCGGCCGGGTCAGGCTGGAAGTGCCGATGCTGTTCATTCTGGGCTTCTTCTTCATCTTCGTGGCCGGCGGCGTCACCGGCATTATGCTGGCGTCCGCGCCCTATAACTGGCAGGCGCACGACACCTATTTCGTGGTTGCGCATTTCCATTACGTCCTTGTCGGCGGCATGGTGTTTCCGCTGTTCGCCGCGTTCTATTACTGGTTTCCTCATGTCTGCGGCCGGATGACATCAAAGGTTGCAGGGGTTGCCGCATTCACGCTGATGTTTATCGGATTCAACGTTGCGTTTTTGCCCATGCACCTGACCGGCTTCGTCGGCATGCCGCGCCGCGTCTCGACCTATCCCGAAGGCCTCGGCTGGGACGGCCTCAATCTCATTTCGTCGCTGGGCGCCTTTGTGTTGGCGCTTGGGGTGCTGATCTTCATCATCGATGCCGCCTGGTCGTGGCATTTCGGTCCCCGGGCGCCGCGCAATCCGTGGCGGGCCTCGACACTCGAATGGCTCCATCGGCCAGTCGCGCCGAACTACAACTTCAATGCCGTTCCCACGATCACCAGCCGCGATCCGCTTTGGCATCAGAGCGAACTCGCCGATGAAGACGAAATGCGGAACGGCTGGATCCCGCTTCGAAACGACGGCAAGCGCGAAACCATGGGCACCCATCCGGTCACGGGCGATCCGGTGCAGGTGATCCGGCTGCCCCGGCCGTCGTGGTGGCCGGTCGCTGCGGCGGTGGCCACGGGCATCTTCTTCACCTCGGTTCTGGCCTCCCAGTATGTCGTCGCCGGCGTCGGGGTTCTGCTGGTCCTTGCGGCCTTCACGGCCTGGCTTTGGGAGCCGGCGGACTCGGGAACCGAACAGGCCGCGATCTCGGGCATGGTGCTGCCCGTGGACATCGTTTCGCGGGCTTCACCATCCTGGCTCGGGGTTGCCGGTGCACTTCTCGTCATCTCGTCGCTCTATTTTTCGCTGATGTTCGGCTATCTTTTTCTCTGGACGGTGGACCCGGCGTTTCTGCCGGCGGACTCCGGCGCGAACGAGACGGCACTCGTCGCGGCCGCCGCCGCCGCCGTGCTGCTGGCCGTCGTCGCCACCGTCGCCGACCTTGGTCTGCGCAGACACGCGCACCACGGCGCCTCGGCATCCGGCCAGGCAGAGCGTCACGGGCGCAGCGACCGCAATAAGGAACGGCATGCGGAACAAGTCCCGGCATTGATACTTCTGTATTCAGTGCTTTGCCTTCTGCTGGCGGCAGCGACAGCGGCAGGGCTGATCGCCGCGCCGTGGGAAATCGATCCCACGGCAGACGCTTATGGCGCGACCGTGTGGCTGGTGTGCGCATTCGTTGCGCTTCTGATGACGGTGGCTGCCGTGTGGTACCTGTTCGTCGTCGCTCGATTGACTGCAAAAAGGCTCCGCCCGCAGGCAGGCATGCCGTTGATGAGCGGTGCGACCTTCGCAAGGGTGATTACCATCTACACGCTGTTTGCGCTCGCGCTCATCCAGTACGGGCCGCCGTTGTTGGGGCAGTCGGAGCAACCGGCGCCGGCGTCACGGTTGGAAACCGGAGGATCGGATGGCTGA
- the coxB gene encoding cytochrome c oxidase subunit II, producing MTDWVFSQAEWPQTALDPAGPHAASVHWLHMGMLILMVAVVAITMLALVVAWFVRLERSPVWIIWTGGLAFPLVVLVGLIAVNSDVTRAVSALAGPDELVIEVTGKQFWWDVRYPAEGGQEAIRTANEIHIPTGRPVRFRLLSDDVIHSFWVPALGGKRDMIPGRENELVLVADRPGRFRGQCAEFCGQQHARMALEVVAHAPAAFEEWRDEQTRPRLTPDHPQLRAGRQAFSDLGCAACHEIRGVAEGGRLGPDLSNYGERDRMGAGIWPNTIGNTAGWIVDVQRMKPGAEMPSYTDIDGPTLRAVAAYLQSLR from the coding sequence ATGACCGACTGGGTTTTCTCGCAAGCTGAGTGGCCGCAGACCGCGCTGGATCCGGCGGGACCGCATGCGGCCTCGGTTCATTGGTTGCATATGGGGATGTTGATCCTGATGGTGGCCGTCGTGGCGATCACCATGCTTGCGCTGGTTGTCGCCTGGTTCGTCAGGCTGGAGCGGTCGCCGGTCTGGATCATCTGGACTGGCGGTCTGGCGTTTCCCCTAGTCGTGCTCGTCGGCCTCATCGCTGTCAACAGCGATGTCACCCGCGCCGTATCTGCCCTGGCAGGACCGGATGAACTGGTGATCGAAGTCACCGGCAAGCAGTTCTGGTGGGATGTCCGCTACCCTGCCGAGGGTGGGCAGGAGGCCATTCGCACCGCCAACGAAATCCATATCCCGACAGGCCGTCCTGTTCGATTCAGACTGCTCAGCGACGACGTCATTCATTCGTTCTGGGTGCCGGCACTGGGCGGCAAACGTGACATGATACCGGGCAGAGAAAATGAACTTGTCCTTGTGGCCGACCGGCCGGGGCGCTTTCGCGGTCAATGCGCCGAATTCTGTGGCCAGCAGCACGCACGTATGGCGCTGGAGGTCGTGGCGCACGCACCCGCTGCCTTTGAGGAATGGCGGGACGAGCAGACGCGGCCGCGGCTGACGCCGGACCATCCGCAGCTTCGTGCCGGTCGCCAGGCATTTTCCGACCTCGGCTGCGCGGCGTGCCACGAAATCCGCGGCGTCGCCGAAGGCGGCCGCCTCGGCCCCGATCTCAGCAATTATGGCGAACGCGACCGGATGGGGGCCGGGATATGGCCGAACACCATCGGAAACACGGCCGGATGGATCGTCGACGTTCAGCGCATGAAACCGGGGGCCGAGATGCCGTCCTATACTGACATCGACGGGCCGACGTTGCGCGCCGTGGCCGCCTATCTGCAGAGTCTGCGATGA